Proteins encoded within one genomic window of Anser cygnoides isolate HZ-2024a breed goose chromosome 35, Taihu_goose_T2T_genome, whole genome shotgun sequence:
- the LOC106029341 gene encoding E3 ubiquitin-protein ligase TRIM7, translated as MAFCLKPRPCTWDLAVDYNAAKQFQVDVTLDPTTAGPEVILSEDLKEATWGRPGRRWPAGPGRFDTDPCMLGSQGFTSGRHYWEVEASGRFWTVGVARESVRRKGRILFKPNAEIWGLQKYDELCVALTAPSNTSVPLHGGEIGVYLDYEVGQVSFYALGTRRRVFTFRVASFSGERVFPYFCVLLSTIKLPPRG; from the exons ATGGCTTTCTGCCTCAAACCCCGGCCGTGCACGTGGGACTTGGCTGTGGACTACAACGCAGCGAAACAGTTTCAAG tggATGTGACCCTGGATCCGACCACGGCCGGCCCCGAGGTGATCCTCTCCGAGGACCTCAAGGAGGCCACCTGGGGCAGACCGGGGCGCCGGTGGCCAGCGGGCCCGGGCCGTTTCGACACGGATCCGTGCATGTTGGGCAGCCAGGGCTTCACCTCGGGCCGCCACTACTGGGAGGTGGAGGCGAGCGGGCGCTTCTGGACCGTGGGGGTGGCTCGGGAATCGGTGCGGAGGAAAGGCCGGATCCTCTTCAAACCCAACGCCGAGATCTGGGGCTTGCAGAAGTACGACGAGCTCTGCGTGGCCCTCACGGCTCCCTCCAACACCTCCGTCCCGCTCCACGGCGGGGAGATCGGGGTCTACTTGGACTACGAGGTGGGGCAGGTCTCGTTTTACGCCCTCGGCACCCGCCGGCGCGTCTTCACCTTCCGCGTGGCCTCCTTCAGCGGCGAGAGGGTCTTCCCCTACTTCTGCGTGCTGCTCTCCACCATCAAGCTGCCCCCCAGGGGCTGA